A stretch of DNA from Candidatus Pseudomonas phytovorans:
CAGGCCATGTAGACACCATCACGGCGCTGCGCGCCCAGCAGGCAGCCCTTCAAGCTGCACTGGAAAACCAGCAGCAGGCGTCAGCCGAAAACCAATCCATAGCGGATCAGGCAAACGCCGCGCATGAACGCACCATTACAACCCTGCAAGCACAACAGGCGGAGCTGCAAGCCGCACTTGAGCGCCAGACTGAACAGCAGACTCAAGCAGACCAAGTTAATACAGACCACGTAGAAACCATCACCACCCTGCGCGCGCACCAGTCAGCTTTGGAAGCTGAACTGGAAGGCCTCACACAGGCAATGATTGCACTACGCGAACAAGCCGAGCAGGCCGATGCAATCCGCCTCGAAACCATCTCAGCACTGCAATCCAGTATCAACGAGCTGGATACGCAGATTGCTGAGACCGTCGAGTCGCGAGACAAGACGCTCGAGGTGAATACGGATTACCTCGACACAATTGCAAGCCTGCGCGAACTCCAAACGACGATGGAGAACGCGCTGGAGAATCAGAAACAGGCATTGAGCATCCTGCAAACCGAGAGCAGTCGGGACATTGCCGAGAAAGACGAATGCATCGCCACGCTACACAAGCGCCAAGCGGAACTGGAAGCCGAACTTGAAAGCGAGTTGGAGTATATGAACGAATTGCAGGCCCAAACCCAGCGGGCCGACGCTGCACAGGCCGAAACCATTGCCCTGTTGAAAGCACGTCAAGCTGAACTGGAAGCCGACCTGGGTAATCAGCGCCAAGCGATGAAGCAGGCGTACGCGGCCCAGACGGAAACAGTAACTGCTCTGCAAAACCGCCAGTCTGAGCTGGAAAACCAGTTGCTGGAAGTGAGCGAAACCCAAGCACGTGGCGAGCGCGAGCATGCTGCCCAAGCAAACACTATCCATACCCTGGTGGAACTGCGGAACGGCTTTGAAGAGCAAGTGCATGCACTGACCCAGGCCAACGCCCAAGCGCATGAAGCGCAGGCAGGACAAGCTGAGGCGATCGCCTCGCTCAATCAGGCCAAGGACGCACTGGTCGAACAGCTGATGCTCGAAACCGCTAGCCGCCAGGCTGCAGAAGCCAGCCTGGCAGCCACCAATGAACAGTGGCAAGGCCTGCGCATGCAGCTGGAGAACGAACTCAACTCCTCGAAAGCAGGCTTAGGTGCGGCGAATTTAAAATACCGCACCGTCAGCACTGAGCAGATCCCTCAGCTCAAGGCCAACCTCAATCAGTTGCTGGATCGCAGCGCAGCGCAGCAGCGCAAGATCGACGAGCTTAATGCCAATCTGGAGCGTGCGAATACGCAGCGCCATCTGGCGGAACAACGTCTGGTCAAGACGCGCACCAGCATGACCTATCAGCTGGGCTACCAGATCAAAAACAGTGCTAACTCGCTGGGTGGTTTGGTCAGGCTGCCTGTACGCCTGCTGCGCCTGTATCGCAAAGCCAACCTGCAACGCCAGCAAAATGAACAAAAGCGCATCACCAATGAGCCGATGAAGGCTCTGCTGCCTCCCGCACCAGTCGTGCAGGATGAGAACTACCTTAAGCTGCCAGAAGCTCTGCCTACCAGTGAACAGAGCCGCTCTACCCTGCTGCGCCAAGCCGACCAACCGGTAAGCCGCCTGAGAATGGCGTGCGTGATGGATGAGTTCACCTTCGGCTCGTATCGTTACGAATGTGACCTGATGCAGCTCACACCCGCCAACTGGAAAGCTGAACTGGAGGGCTTCCGCCCCGAACTGCTGTTCATCGAATCCGCCTGGCGCGGCAAGGATGAACTGTGGGGCAGTAAGGTTGGCCACAACAGCCAGGAGTTGCAAGACATCCTGAACTGGTGCCGCCAGAACAAGGTGCCAACCGTATTCTGGAACAAGGAAGACCCGGTTCACTTCGAGACCTTCCTGACCACTGCCAAGCAGTTCGATCACGTGTTCACCACCGACATCGACTGCATTCACCGCTACAAAGGTGCACTCGGCCACGAACGCGTCTACCTGCTACCGTTCGCTTGCCAGCCAGCGCTGCACAACCCGATCGAGTTGTACGAGCGCAAGGACGCCTTCTGCTTCGCCGGCGCATACTATGCCCGCTACCCGGAGCGTACCCGCGACCTGGGCAACTTCGTGTGCGAACTGCCGAAATTCCGCCCGCTGGAAATCTTCGACCGCAACTTCGGCAAGAACGACGCGAACTACCAGTTCCCCGAGGAATACCAGCCGTACATCGTGGGCACCCTGCCCTTCGAAAAAATCGACACGGCGTACAAGGGCTACCGCTACGCGATCAACCTGAACTCGATCAAGCAATCGCAATCGATGTTCGCCCGTCGCGTATTCGAACTGCTGGGTTGCAACACCATTACCGTCAGCAACTTCTCCCGCGGTGTGCGCCTGCTGTTCGGCGACCTGGTGGTCACCACCGACAACGGCGAAGAAATGCTGCGCCGCCTGCAGTTGCTGGCCGAAGACCCGCTCAACAGTGACAAGCTGAAGCTCGCCGCACTGCGTAAAGTCATGCAAGAGCACACTTACACCCAGCGTCTGGAATACGTGCTGAGCAAAGTCACTGGCACCGTCAAGGCTCAGCGCCTGCCGGAAATCGTGGTCGTTGCCGAAGCGCAGGATCGTCAGCAGTTCGACATGCTGCGCGCCCACCTCGACCGCCAGACCTACAGCCAGGTCCGCATGGTGATTATCACTGATGCTTACCAGAGCAGCATCGTCAGCGACGATCCACGCATTCTGGTGCTCAAACCTGCCCAACTGAAAAAATCCAGCCTTGGCGAACTCGTGGGTAATACGCCTTGGGTTGCCGGATTTGTACCGGGTGACTACTACGGCCCTAACTACCTGCTGGACCTCGCACTGGCTACCCGCTACAGCCAGGCGCAGGTTATTGGTAAATCAGCCCACTTCACCGGCAATGGGCAAGACGCGCAGCTGCAGTCGAATGAGCTGGCGTATCGCCCGGCTCATTCGCTGAGCGCACGTCGCTCTCTGGTGGCCACCGAAATCGTTGCCGGCCAGCCGCTGCGCAGCTGGTTGAAGAGCCTGCCATCGCTGCAGTACACCCACGATCAGGGCCTGGCGATCGATCCGTTCAACTATTGCGAGAACGGCGCCGCACAACACGAAGCTATCAGCGCCAAGGTGGACGACCTTGAGCTGAACCTCGGCATGACCATCGACCAGCTTCAAGCGCGTGCCCAGGCCATTGCACCACTGGAAGACAGCCACGACTCACCGGAGATCACGGGACGCGAGCTGGCCGACATGTTCGGCGCCAAGCACAGCAAGTCCCTTAACTTGGCAGTGGATGTAGACAACTGGCGCATCAGTTCCACGCTGGCAGATGGCAAGCATGAGTATGTGTACGCCCTCAAGGAAGTCGGCCTGGATCAGCTGAACCTCGAAGACCGACAGTTGAAGCTGTACCTCGACTGCACGCCTGGCCTGAACCTGCAACTGGTGGTGCTGTTCCTCGATGCTGAAAAGCAGCGGATCAGCCACGTGATGCAACACGCCAACCGCAACCAAACCTCCGAGGTACCGCCTGAAGCCGCCTTCGTGCGCTTCGGCCTGCGTGCCTACGCAGCTGGCAATACCGAGATCAAGGCGCTGGTGCTGGGCCACCGCGACCTGCAACCTTCGGAGATGCTGGGCCGCTCGAAGCATCTGGTGGTTACCAACCACTACCCTGCTTATGCCGACTTGTATCGCAACGGCTTTGTTCACAGCCGAGTGATGGCCTATCAGGAACAGAACCTGAATGTCGACATCTTCCGCCTGCGCAAGAACGAGGCTGTCAGCTATCACGAGTTCCAGAACGTGGACGTGGTCACCGGCTGCCAGACCACCCTGACCAAGATGCTGGAAAGCGGCCAGTACAAGAGCGTGCTGGTGCACTTCCTGGACCCGGAAATGTGGGAAGTGCTTAAGCGCTTCACTCACATGGTCAAGGTAGTAGTCTGGGTGCACGGTGCAGAAGTACAGCCTTGGTGGCGTCGCGAGTACAACTACTCGGATGAAAGCCAGCTGGCAGTGGCGAAAGTCGAGAGCGAAAAGCGCATGGCGTTCTGGCGCGAGACGTTGAGCAACATGCCAGCCAACCTGAAGCTGGTCTTCGTATCGCGCTACTTCGCCGAAGAAGTGATGGAAGATGTAGGCTTCCGCATTCCGGAAGACCGCTACGAGATCATCCACAACCCGATTGATACGGAAACCTTTTCGTACCAGGAAAAGCCGGAAGAACAGCGTCTGAAACTGCTGTCCATCCGCCCTTATGCATCAGCCAAGTACGCTAACGACCTCAGTGTCCGGGCGATCGAGCTGCTGGCGCAGAAGCCGTACTTCAAGGACCTTGAGTTCCGCATGATCGGTGATGGCGTGCTGTTCGAAGACACCCTCGCCCCGTTGCGCAAATTCAGCAACGTAACGATTGAACGCGGCTTCCTCAAGCATCAAGAGATTGCTGCGCTGCACAAACAGTACGGCCTGTTCCTCTGCCCTACACGTATGGACGCCCAAGGGGTATCCCGAGACGAGGCAATGGCTTCCGGCCTTATCGCTGTGACAAACGCTGTTACAGCGATCCCGGAGTTTGTCGATGACGAGTGTGGGATTCTTGCCGCCGGCGATGACGCCCAGGGAATGGCTGACGGCATCGCGCGAGTGATCGAGTCACCGGAACTGTTCCGCAAGATATCCGCTGCTGCGCGTGTGCGTGTTGAAAAACAGACCGCCAAGCATTCAATCATTACCCGTGAAATCGAGCTGATTCGATAAGGATGACCCTACAGCCGAATTAACGGCCAGGACCTTTGACCGCGCGGCAGCAAGCCTGCCGCAGCGGTTCATGGATCATCCATCGACAAGCTTTTGAGCGCCGCCAGCACCATTGAGGCTGAGCCTTTTCACTTATTTAGAATATTTACGAAGACATGCTCAAGATAATCCGCGATCGCTTCTTCAAAGAAGACGAAATCGAGGCCACGCCGGTATCCTTGGTTGACAAGCCGGCGTTGGACTTTCTCTCCGACCGGGACATTCTCGATTACAGGTCGTTCTGCAACCGCGGCAGCGAAACCGATGAGCCACTGCCCCTTCAGGGCTTCAGTGGCAACGCGCGTGCTGCGATGGAAAACGACAACCCGGTATTTACCTTCAACGGTAATGCCAGCGTCTACCAGGTTCGCTTCAAGCTGCCACGCAGTTTTCGCGGCAACGGCCTGCACCTGCGTTTCCGTCTTTCCGATTGGGAGAAACTGAACTACATCGGGGTTGGCTACACCTTCGAAGGTAGCTACCGCCATGTGAAGATCGTGAATGCCGCACGTGGACAATGGGTTGATTTCACCATCGGCCACAATGATCTGGCATTCGGCATTCAGAATGACTGGGAAACTCCAGCGGCCTGCGACATTGAAGAAATCAAGCTCTATTTCAAAGGGCAGCCAAAGGCTGAAGGCTCCGCGCTGGAGCTCGAGCGCCTGACCTGCTGGCATGAAAACGAAGCGCCAACTGCGTGGCTGACAGAAGGTTTTGCAAGAGAGCCTCTTTCCGAGGCGCTTTGCGATTCGCTATATGCCTACATGGAGAAGTGCTTCAAGGATGTGCCGACGCAGGCTAATGACTATCTGCAGAAAGGCGTCTGCCCGCTCTACGGAAACATCGGTCTGGATTGGGATTGGCAACATACGCTACCAGACGCGCTGGATGAGGTTGGCACCTACCGCTTCTCGTGGCATTCGCTGCATCCCGCAATCATCTTGATGCTGCATGCACGGCATGAGGGGAGCGTAGCGCCCCTCTTCCCCGCTCGGGAGTTCATCAGTAACTGGCTGGAACGCAGCTATTTTAATGCTGATGAAGACCGAAAATTTGCCTGGTATGACCACGGTACCGCTGAGCGGCTGTTGGCATTCTTGCTGATCTGGGATATTGGAGTTCGGCAGCAGTTCGAACACCGCTTTATGGTTCGTCTGCGTTCGGCCATCTTCAAACATGCCCAGTTGCTGGCATCGGAAATGTTCTACGCCTCCCACCAGGCGTCGCGCTACCACAACCATGCATGGTTCCAGGACATGGCATTGCTGGCGACCAGCCTGGCCATGCCCGACTTCCCGTGCGCCGAGCGTTGGCAAGCGCTGGCACTGTCACGCCTGACCGACCAGCTGGATACGCTGATCGTTCGCGACAACGGCTATGCCGTGTTCGTTGAAAACTCAATTGGCTACCACCAGGGTGTACAGCGGCTGATCGCTTTCGCCGGTGAACTGGCCCAGCAGAGTTCGCATGTCACGACCATTCCGACGGTTGCCGAAGAACTGCTGAAGTTCTCGGACTTCCTGCGCTACCCGGACAACCGCTCTCCAGCCCAGGGCGACACCTTCCGCCGCGCCAATCCGGATCTGGAAACGGTACGCAACAGCAAGAATTACCCTGAACCATCGGCAACGATCCTGCCAACGGCCGGCTACGCCATCATCAAGGGTAATCACGCGCAAACTGCGTACATGCTGACCATGTTTGCAACGTCGCTGTGCAAGACCCACAAGCACCAGGACAACTTGTCCTTCACGCTGTTCATGGATGGTATCGAGTGGCTCATCGATCCGAGCTTCTACTCGCACGAGTATCTCAAGCCTGTCCAGAACTTCCTGAGGGGAGCCTACTCGCACAACAACCCGGTTATCGCCGATGTGCCTTACAGCATCGAACCTGGCCACGCCCAATTGTCCGGGGAAGTGGTTGAAAATGGCTTTAGCCTGAATGGCTCGCATGACGCGTTTGAAGACACACTCATCAAACGTGGCATCACCGGTTACCTCGACCGGCTGCAGCTCGAGATCAGCGATGAGATCAATGCAACGCTGAAAGACAAGCCTATGTTCAGCCTGTTCCACTGCGGTGACGGCACTCAGGTAATCAAAACCGAAGAAGGCGTAGAGATTCGTCACCCTGCGTCCAGTTATCGAATCACCATCGCTTCGAACTGCCCCTGCACAATCGTCACAGGCTGGAACGATGATCAACTTGTGAAAGGCATCAGCGGCGTTGGATTCATGCAACAAATTGACACGTCGATGGTTGCATTCGAAATGAAGAACGCTGCAAAAGCGCAATTTACCATTACTGCTCACCACAACTGAAAATTACGGATTAAACATGAAAAAGATTGCCCTGTATTCGATTCTTGCTCTCTTCTTGACTGCTTGTGATGCGCCAAACGTAGCTAAAGTAGATCTGAAGGAAGGTAAACAAATCACCTTCAACAACGTAACAACAACCAAAAGCTACACAGCCACCAAGGATGATCAAGATCGTCAGCTACACTTTTTCGAAACCTCAACAGATCTGAATACCACGTATCAGGACTTTACCAAAAACTTCGAAACAAACGGCTACAAACCGAACGTTAGAACCCAAAACGAGTCCCTGATTCAGGTTTATTACAAGAAACCGAACGCAGCACTCATCGTTGCCAACTTCAAGCAGATGCAACCTAAGGAAGGCCCGGCGAGTCAGGCAGTTATTTCCTGGCAGTTGAACTAAACACGAACGCCCCGAAGATTAACTCAGGCCAAAAAACCTGAAGCAAGGCAAGTTATTATGAGCGAAATTAAAGCTGTGAATTTCAACGCTGGCCGCTGGATGTATTCCGTTGCCAACAAAATAACTCGCATAATCCCGGGGCTCACTCTCACCATTATACTTTTGACTTTAGCTGCTCAGATCAGTCTTCTGGCAGCATCGTTTCTACCACTCAAAGCGATCATCCTAATCGGGTCGCCAAATATCCCATCTTATTTCCCTAACTACCTCAAAGAATTCGAGCGAAAAGACCTCTTTCTTTTACTGTGCAGCACAGCAGTCCTTTTTTATTTACTTTACGTGCTATCTGAAGCACTTATCAAAAAACTAACAAAACTCGGCAGTGAACAGCTCATCCTTAACAGTCGAAAAATGATTCTATTCGACGGCCAGAATGAAGTCGCGAGCAAAGCCTATTTAAGGTTTACACGTAGCCTGGCTGCCATTGTATTTCTTAGTCTGACCATTGCGGCTCTCGGGTACATTTACCTGGAGCTTACTATTGCCACAATCGCATTCTGGGTATGCTGGGGTATTGCCACAAAACTAAAAAAACAAATTAAAAAGAGTGGCAAAATTTCCAGCAATGATAGCAATCCCGAATCAATTAACCCTCTTGGCTCAATTGGTTTTTTCGCAGCATTCTCTTATCTCGCTTACGACCTACTCTCTGACACACCCCCAAAGTTACTACCAGCAATCATTGGCATTCTCCTGACCCGCCAAATCATGCAGCGTGCGACACTGCTTATACAAGATTTAACCTCCCTCAAAAATCAACACCTGCAGATATCGGCATTGTTTTTCAATGACCATAAGCTACCCAGCGAGGCCCGTGGCAAACCAGAAAAATTTTGGAGCCTATTTACCAACGACAGTGTAAATCAGTGGATAGACGAACTGCTTCAGGAAGCGACTGAAACTCGGTATGCAAAGCATGAGACCAAGTGGCACCAGACAGGAATTCATGATGTTTTTGCAGTTGAGGTAACAAGCGAAACAGACTCAGGGGACAAACACATGTTCCTTGTTAAAGTTTTCAATACTAATAGAACCACCTTGGCAATTAATGAAGCGACTCTCCTAACGGAGCCGAACCTCGATGGTATTCCGACAGCTAGCCTTATTCAGGCCACGCTCCTTGATGGGTTCCATTGCCATATTTTTTCTGTGCAATCGCTTAATAAAATTCCGCCAGTACAAACGGGGATTCATCAAGCTGCCTCTGCAAAAATCCTAATGCGCTTCGCTCCGCCGCAGAGCTTGATTCAGAAATACTCTCGCTCTCGCCCGCTGCTGTGGGACCGCCTGAATGACACGACTCTCAATGGTTTTGGCACAGCGTTAGACGGCAACGAGCAGGCGCATGAATTCAAGAAGTTTCTCAAGTTAAAACACCAAATTCGGGAAGCACTCCGTAGCACCCCGCTCTTTATTAGTAACAGCCAAATCGGTAAAGACCAAATACTAATTTCTGATACGGGTGAATTGAGCATAAGTTATTGGGGTAACTGGAGCTTAGAGCCTATAGGTGCTTCACTCCCGGTCAAAAATCTGTCAGCAAACCTACCTTCATTAATGGCGGACTTGCAGCAAAATCGCGATGACATGCAACAGATGAGTGAAGAACATTTTATGCTTGCTGCGCTTTGCTTCAATCTTGATCAACTCCTATCGAGACAGCACTACCTGTCCGCATCAGAGTTACTCCCGGAAATTACGGCACTAATAACGTCGATTGAGACCGACTCTCTTGCGGTGATCCAATGAAGCGTATAGCCATGGTTGTGTGGAATGAATTCCTCAACGACGCACGTGTTCTTAAAGAAGCAGAAACACTTCAGCGTTCGGGTTATCAAGTGTGTGTTTTTGCCTTGCATACACCAGGGGTAACGAAAGCCAATGAGCGTCTAGCTGATGGAATTGAAGTCATTCGCATAGCACGGAGCCCTTTCTGGAAATGGCGCAAGTCAGTGCGTAATAAAGCTTCCACTGAAGGGCCAAGCAACCACAAACGTAAAATAAGCGTGAAGCACCAGGTTCTTCGAATCATCACGAGAGCCTGGACCCACCTTTGCTTAATGGTACAGATGCTTCGCTATAAAGCGGACGTAGTGCACGCTCATGATGTAAATACATTGCCTACAGCATGGCTGGCCGCGAAACTCGGCAAGTCACACTTGGTTTATGATGCACATGAAATTAGCACCAGTCGCGAGGGCTACAACAGCTTCCGCCGTCTAGTAGCACTTATTGAAAAATGGCTGATGCCTAAAGCGGACGGAACTATAACCACTACCGACGCAAGGGCTAAGTTTTTCGCTCGCGCCTATCAAGTCAAACGCCCTACTGTTTTACAAAACCGCCCACGCTTTATTGCTTCTGAGGCAACAAATCGCATCCGCGACGAGCTCGACCTTGACCAACCCTGGCCGATAATTCTCTACCAAGGTGGATTGCAGCAAGGCCGCGGTCTGGAAAAGCTCATTCAAGCTGCATCGCTGGTTCCGAATGCCTATTTTGTGTTTATTGGCGGCGGGCGCCTGACTCAGGCGCTGATTCAATTGAGTAGGGACAGCGGCTTACAGGACCGTATTTATTTCATACCTACGGTCAGCCTTGCAGACTTACCGAGCTATACAGCGTCAGCAGACATTGGCGTTCAGCCTATTGAAAACACTTGCCTAAACCACTACACCACTGACTCGAACAAGCTATTCGAGTACCTGACAGCTGGTTTGCCGGTAGTAGCTACAAACTTTCCTGAGATACGGAAAATTGTACAGCGAAATGAGGTAGGCTTGCTTATCCCCCACAGTGATCCGGTGGCATTAGCCGCCGCTCTAAATGAACTCGTGTCAGATTCCGCACTGCGGTCCAAGTTTGCCAGTAATGCGCGGATAACCGCTCACCGGTTGAACTGGGAGGAACAGGAGGCACGCTTGGTCCAACTGTATGAATGCGTCGTCAGAGCGCAGACCAAGTAATGATCTCAAAAATCCTGTTACTAAGCTTCTACTTCCCACCGGACTTATCGGCAGGCTCGTTCAGAGCTGGCGCTCTGGTCAAAGCTTTGCGCGAAGAGCTCGGCCCCCACGTAGAAATTGAAATCATAACCACGCAACCAAATCGCTATCATTCGTTTACGGCAAACGCGGTCAGCGTAGAGCGCTCTGAAAATCTGACAATTCGTCGTATTCAAATTCCAGCACACCGCAGCGGTATTAAAGACCAAACCTGGGCTTTTGCGTGTTTTGCTATCAATACTCTAAAGCTGACCTACGGCAAGCGCTACGACTTAGTCTTTTCAACCTCTTCCCGTTTGATGACGGCTTCGCTAGGAGCATTGATCTCAAAGCGCAGCCGTTGTGCTCTCTACCTGGATATCCGCGATATCTTTGTGGACACTGTTCGTGATTTGTTGCCAACTCGATGGGGCCGATTAGCAGCGTCCATTTTTTCTCCACTGGAGCGTTGGACAATAAACACCGCCGTACGAGTAAATCTCATCTCACCGGGCTTTCTACCATATTTCGCAACTCGCTACCCAGGCAGATCTTTCGCATTCTACACAAACGGTGTTGATGAACTATTCATCAAAAACCCTTCTACCCAGTTGGTATCGCTACCAGAGTCGAGCCCGAGTAGATTGAAGATTGTATATGCCGGAAATATCGGCGCAGGCCAAGGTCTGCACCGAATAATACCTCAGCTGGCTCAACGATTGGGTGACAGAGCTGAGTTTCATTTAATTGGAGCAGGTAGCGCGCTCTCAACTCTGATGCGGGCATTAGAGGATGCGGGCATCAGCAACGTAAGAATATCCACACCTATGAAAAGGGACCAGTTGTTACGGGTATACCAAGAGGCTGATGTTCTTTTCTTACACCTCAACGATCAGAAAGCTTTTCGACGTGTGCTACCCTCAAAATTATTTGAATACGCTGCAACTAACAAACCTATATGGGGCGGCTTGTCTGGCTATGCAAATCGATTCGCTAAAAAGCGCATAAAAAACGTCGCGCTATTTTCTCCTTGCGACGCAGAAAGCGCGATCACTGCGTTAAAAGGACT
This window harbors:
- a CDS encoding glycosyltransferase; this encodes MNNPTLEKPTVNTELPSPLADIHDRVMEAYYGKLGDQFMRETQARIHWICAQVKGRRILDVGCSQGIVPLLLAREGCQVTGVDTSPQAIEEAKGYLSAEPAHIQQNVTYINSDFLALDTLEVEPDTVVISEVLEHLVRPELFVEKANELLKQGGRLVITVPFGVNDFIDHKHTFYLMEPFRLLAEYLQIVEVKMLGKWLGIVAVKNEAHKPGTIDSLTVERVRELEKAFESIERTLRENLGSIGARLADANKKYRSATEQIAQLKPEAQKTDALAKQLQTRDADIATLQQANREILDAKAKRVQELEEIKERLDDANRKYRLATEQLSLLKPEAQKAEALTRQLQDRDAHIAATEQANREALEASARNIHELNDALDSLKLQLVEADEKCLVTAEQYAQLQQQIAALEEAQGQRAQELDALQQSLLVLEEQLLTTDQQRAVAEELAASETARIAALQAQHDALESQLREMTALQVKGQSDNTALNEAVTGIEKQRNELESQLETLTEQLAQAQQINDGHVETITTLRAQQAALQAKLENQRQAAADLQSQAEQINAGHVDTITALRAQQAALQAALENQQQASAENQSIADQANAAHERTITTLQAQQAELQAALERQTEQQTQADQVNTDHVETITTLRAHQSALEAELEGLTQAMIALREQAEQADAIRLETISALQSSINELDTQIAETVESRDKTLEVNTDYLDTIASLRELQTTMENALENQKQALSILQTESSRDIAEKDECIATLHKRQAELEAELESELEYMNELQAQTQRADAAQAETIALLKARQAELEADLGNQRQAMKQAYAAQTETVTALQNRQSELENQLLEVSETQARGEREHAAQANTIHTLVELRNGFEEQVHALTQANAQAHEAQAGQAEAIASLNQAKDALVEQLMLETASRQAAEASLAATNEQWQGLRMQLENELNSSKAGLGAANLKYRTVSTEQIPQLKANLNQLLDRSAAQQRKIDELNANLERANTQRHLAEQRLVKTRTSMTYQLGYQIKNSANSLGGLVRLPVRLLRLYRKANLQRQQNEQKRITNEPMKALLPPAPVVQDENYLKLPEALPTSEQSRSTLLRQADQPVSRLRMACVMDEFTFGSYRYECDLMQLTPANWKAELEGFRPELLFIESAWRGKDELWGSKVGHNSQELQDILNWCRQNKVPTVFWNKEDPVHFETFLTTAKQFDHVFTTDIDCIHRYKGALGHERVYLLPFACQPALHNPIELYERKDAFCFAGAYYARYPERTRDLGNFVCELPKFRPLEIFDRNFGKNDANYQFPEEYQPYIVGTLPFEKIDTAYKGYRYAINLNSIKQSQSMFARRVFELLGCNTITVSNFSRGVRLLFGDLVVTTDNGEEMLRRLQLLAEDPLNSDKLKLAALRKVMQEHTYTQRLEYVLSKVTGTVKAQRLPEIVVVAEAQDRQQFDMLRAHLDRQTYSQVRMVIITDAYQSSIVSDDPRILVLKPAQLKKSSLGELVGNTPWVAGFVPGDYYGPNYLLDLALATRYSQAQVIGKSAHFTGNGQDAQLQSNELAYRPAHSLSARRSLVATEIVAGQPLRSWLKSLPSLQYTHDQGLAIDPFNYCENGAAQHEAISAKVDDLELNLGMTIDQLQARAQAIAPLEDSHDSPEITGRELADMFGAKHSKSLNLAVDVDNWRISSTLADGKHEYVYALKEVGLDQLNLEDRQLKLYLDCTPGLNLQLVVLFLDAEKQRISHVMQHANRNQTSEVPPEAAFVRFGLRAYAAGNTEIKALVLGHRDLQPSEMLGRSKHLVVTNHYPAYADLYRNGFVHSRVMAYQEQNLNVDIFRLRKNEAVSYHEFQNVDVVTGCQTTLTKMLESGQYKSVLVHFLDPEMWEVLKRFTHMVKVVVWVHGAEVQPWWRREYNYSDESQLAVAKVESEKRMAFWRETLSNMPANLKLVFVSRYFAEEVMEDVGFRIPEDRYEIIHNPIDTETFSYQEKPEEQRLKLLSIRPYASAKYANDLSVRAIELLAQKPYFKDLEFRMIGDGVLFEDTLAPLRKFSNVTIERGFLKHQEIAALHKQYGLFLCPTRMDAQGVSRDEAMASGLIAVTNAVTAIPEFVDDECGILAAGDDAQGMADGIARVIESPELFRKISAAARVRVEKQTAKHSIITREIELIR
- a CDS encoding glycosyltransferase family 4 protein produces the protein MRRQSADQVMISKILLLSFYFPPDLSAGSFRAGALVKALREELGPHVEIEIITTQPNRYHSFTANAVSVERSENLTIRRIQIPAHRSGIKDQTWAFACFAINTLKLTYGKRYDLVFSTSSRLMTASLGALISKRSRCALYLDIRDIFVDTVRDLLPTRWGRLAASIFSPLERWTINTAVRVNLISPGFLPYFATRYPGRSFAFYTNGVDELFIKNPSTQLVSLPESSPSRLKIVYAGNIGAGQGLHRIIPQLAQRLGDRAEFHLIGAGSALSTLMRALEDAGISNVRISTPMKRDQLLRVYQEADVLFLHLNDQKAFRRVLPSKLFEYAATNKPIWGGLSGYANRFAKKRIKNVALFSPCDAESAITALKGLKLHNTSRLEFVAEFSRSTIKKKMAQDIIKSSKSKTNTLF
- a CDS encoding glycosyltransferase family 4 protein, giving the protein MKRIAMVVWNEFLNDARVLKEAETLQRSGYQVCVFALHTPGVTKANERLADGIEVIRIARSPFWKWRKSVRNKASTEGPSNHKRKISVKHQVLRIITRAWTHLCLMVQMLRYKADVVHAHDVNTLPTAWLAAKLGKSHLVYDAHEISTSREGYNSFRRLVALIEKWLMPKADGTITTTDARAKFFARAYQVKRPTVLQNRPRFIASEATNRIRDELDLDQPWPIILYQGGLQQGRGLEKLIQAASLVPNAYFVFIGGGRLTQALIQLSRDSGLQDRIYFIPTVSLADLPSYTASADIGVQPIENTCLNHYTTDSNKLFEYLTAGLPVVATNFPEIRKIVQRNEVGLLIPHSDPVALAAALNELVSDSALRSKFASNARITAHRLNWEEQEARLVQLYECVVRAQTK
- a CDS encoding heparinase II/III family protein, whose product is MLKIIRDRFFKEDEIEATPVSLVDKPALDFLSDRDILDYRSFCNRGSETDEPLPLQGFSGNARAAMENDNPVFTFNGNASVYQVRFKLPRSFRGNGLHLRFRLSDWEKLNYIGVGYTFEGSYRHVKIVNAARGQWVDFTIGHNDLAFGIQNDWETPAACDIEEIKLYFKGQPKAEGSALELERLTCWHENEAPTAWLTEGFAREPLSEALCDSLYAYMEKCFKDVPTQANDYLQKGVCPLYGNIGLDWDWQHTLPDALDEVGTYRFSWHSLHPAIILMLHARHEGSVAPLFPAREFISNWLERSYFNADEDRKFAWYDHGTAERLLAFLLIWDIGVRQQFEHRFMVRLRSAIFKHAQLLASEMFYASHQASRYHNHAWFQDMALLATSLAMPDFPCAERWQALALSRLTDQLDTLIVRDNGYAVFVENSIGYHQGVQRLIAFAGELAQQSSHVTTIPTVAEELLKFSDFLRYPDNRSPAQGDTFRRANPDLETVRNSKNYPEPSATILPTAGYAIIKGNHAQTAYMLTMFATSLCKTHKHQDNLSFTLFMDGIEWLIDPSFYSHEYLKPVQNFLRGAYSHNNPVIADVPYSIEPGHAQLSGEVVENGFSLNGSHDAFEDTLIKRGITGYLDRLQLEISDEINATLKDKPMFSLFHCGDGTQVIKTEEGVEIRHPASSYRITIASNCPCTIVTGWNDDQLVKGISGVGFMQQIDTSMVAFEMKNAAKAQFTITAHHN